One window of Anaerolineales bacterium genomic DNA carries:
- a CDS encoding inorganic phosphate transporter: protein MPLELLFVISLALLFDFLNGVHDSSNIVATMIASRAFRPGTALGLTAVANFLGPFLFGVAVATTIGDEVAQSNALSIVVIIACLVGAIVWNVLTWILGIPSSSSHALIGGMVGAVLAGAGFGAIKLRGLEKVIIALFASPLLGFFFGFLLTRLIHFLVQNAPMEINNFFKRGQLVTALAMAFSHGTNDAQKTMGIITLSLLIGGQIDQFRVPLWVVMLSAAAIGLGTALGGWKLIRTLGGRFYKIRPIHSFSTQMTSGAVILAASYLGLPVSTSQVVSSAIIGVGASESFGKVRWSVAEEIVTAWFITIPASALVSAAVYWVIMLFR, encoded by the coding sequence ATGCCATTGGAGTTACTTTTTGTCATCAGCCTCGCGCTGCTCTTTGATTTCCTGAACGGTGTCCACGACTCGAGCAATATCGTCGCGACGATGATCGCTTCGCGCGCCTTCCGCCCGGGGACCGCACTGGGGCTGACGGCGGTTGCAAATTTTCTCGGACCCTTCCTGTTCGGCGTCGCGGTCGCAACCACCATCGGTGATGAAGTGGCGCAATCGAACGCTTTGAGCATCGTGGTGATCATTGCCTGTCTGGTGGGCGCCATTGTCTGGAATGTTCTGACGTGGATACTGGGGATTCCCAGCAGTTCCTCCCATGCTTTGATCGGCGGCATGGTCGGTGCGGTCTTGGCAGGGGCAGGATTCGGCGCCATCAAACTCCGCGGACTGGAGAAGGTGATCATCGCTTTGTTCGCCTCCCCGCTGCTTGGGTTTTTCTTCGGCTTCTTATTGACCCGCCTGATCCATTTCCTCGTTCAAAATGCGCCCATGGAGATCAATAATTTTTTTAAACGCGGACAGCTCGTGACTGCGTTGGCTATGGCGTTCAGCCACGGCACGAACGATGCGCAGAAGACGATGGGGATCATCACGCTCAGCCTTTTGATCGGCGGACAGATCGACCAGTTCCGGGTCCCCCTGTGGGTCGTGATGTTAAGCGCCGCGGCGATCGGACTGGGAACCGCTCTCGGCGGCTGGAAGTTAATTCGCACCCTGGGTGGACGGTTCTATAAGATCCGCCCCATCCACAGTTTTTCGACCCAGATGACCTCGGGGGCGGTGATCCTTGCCGCTTCATATTTGGGACTGCCGGTCAGCACGTCGCAGGTGGTCAGTTCCGCGATCATCGGCGTGGGCGCTTCGGAAAGTTTCGGCAAGGTGCGCTGG
- a CDS encoding DUF47 family protein, with amino-acid sequence MLKIFKRKEDVFNKLLIDQANLTYDGLKLLAKYLESPGTEISDALSLKEKEADEVRRILIDELNHTFVTPFDREDIFALSRSIDDMVDYADTTVVEMGILKVQPTDYMRRMSSLLKDAGWEIQQAVQRLKNNPGVAIGHAQRAKALENRVESIYREAVADLFSGPEDIHHVTEMLKEREVYRHLSNAADRGDEAANVIADIVVKRT; translated from the coding sequence ATGTTAAAGATATTCAAACGCAAAGAGGATGTTTTCAATAAGCTCCTCATCGATCAAGCCAACCTTACCTATGACGGTCTTAAGCTGCTGGCGAAATATCTCGAGTCGCCTGGCACCGAAATCTCGGATGCCCTGTCTCTAAAAGAGAAGGAGGCGGACGAGGTCCGGCGCATCCTGATCGATGAGTTGAACCACACCTTTGTCACGCCGTTCGACCGCGAGGATATCTTTGCCCTCTCACGCTCGATCGACGACATGGTGGATTATGCCGACACGACCGTTGTGGAAATGGGTATTTTAAAGGTTCAACCGACCGATTACATGCGGCGGATGAGCTCCCTCTTGAAGGATGCAGGCTGGGAGATCCAACAGGCGGTCCAGAGGCTCAAGAACAACCCGGGCGTGGCGATCGGACATGCCCAGCGCGCCAAGGCTTTGGAGAATCGGGTCGAATCCATTTACCGGGAGGCGGTGGCGGACCTTTTCAGCGGACCCGAGGATATCCATCACGTGACGGAAATGTTGAAGGAGCGCGAAGTCTATCGCCACCTTTCCAATGCGGCTGACCGCGGCGACGAAGCGGCGAATGTCATCGCAGATATCGTTGTGAAGAGGACATAG
- a CDS encoding tryptophanase gives MTSHPYPPEPFRIKVVEPIRLIPRKAREAALKEAGYNLFLMKAEDMFIDLLTDSGTGAMSQEQWAALMRGDESYAGARSYHRLKNAVDDVFGFKYFMPTHQGRAAENILVSVLVKPGQWVPSNMHFDTTDANIRARQGRPANLVIDEAHDPENRHPFKGNMDINKLKAFIAKYGREQIPFGMITVTNNAGGGQPVSMENLKAVADLYHENGIPFFIDAARYAENCFFIKQREPGFERKSVKEIAREMFSLADGMCMSAKKDAIVNIGGLLCLNDETLSQNLKNELILREGFPTYGGLAGRDLDAMAVGLYEGLDEDYLAYRLGQTAYLASRLNEAGIPTIQPTGGHGVYVNAGRILPHIPNYEFPAQALAVELYREGGIRGVEIGSVMFACLDPEDGKWHYPKLELLRLAIPRRTYTQSHLDYVADCLAAIKSRADKVKGYKFTYAPELLRHFTARFEPL, from the coding sequence ATGACTTCCCATCCCTATCCCCCTGAACCGTTCCGCATCAAAGTCGTGGAACCCATCCGGCTCATTCCGCGTAAGGCGCGAGAGGCGGCACTCAAAGAGGCAGGCTACAACCTCTTTCTCATGAAAGCCGAAGACATGTTCATCGACCTGCTGACCGACTCCGGCACCGGCGCGATGAGTCAGGAACAATGGGCGGCGCTGATGCGCGGCGACGAGTCTTATGCGGGCGCGCGATCCTATCACCGCCTCAAGAACGCCGTGGACGACGTGTTTGGGTTCAAGTATTTCATGCCGACTCATCAAGGCCGCGCCGCCGAAAATATCCTCGTGTCGGTTTTGGTCAAGCCCGGTCAATGGGTGCCGAGCAATATGCACTTCGATACCACCGACGCCAACATCCGCGCAAGGCAGGGACGACCCGCCAACCTCGTCATCGACGAAGCTCACGATCCCGAAAATCGCCATCCCTTCAAGGGCAACATGGATATCAACAAGCTCAAGGCTTTCATCGCAAAGTATGGGCGTGAGCAAATTCCCTTTGGCATGATCACCGTCACGAACAATGCCGGAGGCGGTCAGCCCGTTTCGATGGAGAATCTCAAGGCTGTGGCGGATCTCTATCACGAGAACGGAATCCCGTTCTTTATCGACGCCGCGCGCTACGCCGAAAACTGTTTCTTCATCAAACAGCGGGAACCTGGCTTTGAGCGGAAATCGGTCAAAGAGATCGCTCGTGAAATGTTCTCGCTGGCAGACGGCATGTGCATGTCCGCGAAGAAGGATGCCATCGTCAACATCGGCGGGTTGTTATGCTTGAACGATGAAACTTTATCCCAAAATCTCAAGAACGAATTGATCCTGCGCGAGGGCTTCCCAACCTATGGCGGACTCGCCGGGCGCGATCTCGATGCCATGGCAGTCGGACTTTACGAGGGCTTGGACGAAGACTATCTTGCCTATCGTCTTGGGCAAACAGCGTATCTCGCCTCACGCCTGAACGAAGCCGGGATTCCCACCATTCAGCCGACCGGAGGCCACGGCGTATACGTCAATGCCGGAAGGATCCTTCCTCACATCCCCAATTACGAATTCCCCGCGCAGGCTTTGGCTGTAGAACTCTATCGTGAAGGCGGCATCCGCGGTGTGGAGATCGGCTCGGTCATGTTCGCCTGTCTCGACCCGGAAGATGGCAAATGGCATTACCCAAAATTGGAACTGCTGCGCCTCGCCATTCCAAGACGAACGTACACGCAAAGTCACCTCGATTATGTAGCCGATTGTCTCGCCGCCATCAAATCGCGAGCAGATAAAGTGAAGGGCTATAAATTTACCTACGCGCCTGAATTGCTGCGTCACTTCACGGCGAGGTTTGAGCCGCTGTAA
- a CDS encoding RNA polymerase sigma factor: MLTLHEIYERHSRDVYRYAFWLSGSADDADDITSETFARAWVGRDEIRTETVKAYLFAIARNLYLKGLRHSKRTVNLNAHHADPQPAPGESVPIFAGDPCAAQKGE, from the coding sequence ATGCTCACCTTACATGAAATCTACGAGCGGCATTCCAGAGATGTCTATCGATATGCCTTCTGGCTTTCGGGCAGCGCCGATGACGCTGACGACATCACCTCCGAAACCTTTGCGCGTGCATGGGTTGGACGCGATGAGATTCGTACCGAAACGGTCAAGGCATACCTGTTCGCGATAGCCAGGAACCTTTACCTGAAAGGACTCAGACATTCGAAACGCACGGTGAATTTGAACGCCCATCACGCGGACCCACAGCCTGCTCCTGGCGAATCGGTCCCCATCTTTGCAGGAGATCCCTGCGCCGCTCAAAAAGGAGAATGA
- a CDS encoding tryptophan 2,3-dioxygenase: protein MAKKPEPLYYSDYLELDKILGAQHPKSGNNTDEMLFIIVHQAYELWFKMIIHELDQVRSIFDTDNVPDNAGEISIAVHKLKRVVRIFDVVNRQVDVLETMTPMDFLEFRDLLLPSSGFQSLQFRIIEAKLGLKMDQRYKANYYKNTRPGGFNQRNYDAITATESEATLKSLIIKWAERTPFFDESSWKDYRARFPGGEDIHKFWSDYKQIYRNSLNGPVEMRQLDELDRVFYKEGLGEFSVNAMRAVLFIMLYRNLPIFQQPFDLLTTLIDIDEMLSQFRYKHMLMARRMIGMRVGTGGTSGAGYLEGALRQHYIFKELTEVSTFLIERSNLPELPRDVREKMSFNA, encoded by the coding sequence ATGGCTAAAAAACCCGAACCTTTGTATTACTCCGATTATCTTGAACTCGATAAGATTCTCGGTGCGCAACACCCAAAAAGCGGAAATAATACAGATGAGATGCTGTTTATCATCGTCCATCAGGCGTACGAGCTGTGGTTCAAGATGATCATCCATGAGCTGGATCAAGTACGCAGCATCTTCGACACGGACAATGTCCCTGACAACGCCGGGGAGATAAGCATCGCCGTTCATAAGTTGAAACGGGTCGTTAGAATCTTCGATGTCGTCAACCGCCAGGTGGACGTCCTCGAAACGATGACGCCGATGGACTTTCTTGAATTCCGCGATCTGCTATTGCCCTCTTCCGGATTCCAAAGCCTGCAATTCCGCATCATCGAAGCCAAGCTGGGACTCAAAATGGACCAACGCTATAAGGCGAATTATTACAAGAACACGCGTCCGGGTGGATTCAACCAGCGGAATTACGACGCAATCACTGCCACAGAATCCGAGGCGACGCTGAAGAGTCTGATCATCAAGTGGGCGGAGCGCACTCCCTTCTTCGACGAGTCATCATGGAAGGATTACCGGGCTCGATTCCCAGGCGGGGAAGATATTCACAAATTCTGGAGTGACTACAAGCAGATTTACCGGAACAGCCTCAATGGGCCGGTTGAAATGCGTCAACTGGATGAATTGGACAGGGTCTTTTACAAGGAAGGCTTGGGGGAATTCTCGGTGAATGCCATGCGGGCGGTATTGTTCATCATGCTGTACCGCAACCTGCCGATCTTCCAACAACCGTTCGACCTGCTGACCACCCTGATCGACATCGACGAAATGCTTTCGCAGTTTCGCTATAAACACATGCTGATGGCGCGGCGCATGATCGGGATGCGGGTGGGAACCGGCGGCACGAGCGGAGCGGGCTATCTCGAAGGCGCATTAAGACAGCATTATATTTTCAAGGAATTGACCGAAGTCTCGACATTTTTGATCGAGCGAAGTAATTTACCCGAATTGCCAAGGGATGTGAGGGAGAAGATGAGTTTCAACGCGTGA
- a CDS encoding SH3 domain-containing protein — MRTSRMVVPALLISLIAQGCFFARIGNESPSSAQTESPLESTPTTRPESSPLPPTATLIPVSAQLATPESLPSVRIIASEGNLYIRRGPGTEYNRIGLLKKGETAQVIGRDVLSKWVQVILPNTEFTGWVSLLTPFTKLEGDLSRVESFTFTDWPQPAYIKNCTEHDLIIGPNELYLYNLFTNSRYLNEVQVDPGVYDIYDLFLPDEPKIQTVDVQEGETIYITVDGNGTEHLCP; from the coding sequence ATGCGAACATCGCGAATGGTCGTGCCTGCCTTGCTGATTTCGTTGATCGCGCAGGGATGTTTCTTTGCCCGGATCGGGAACGAAAGCCCATCATCTGCTCAAACGGAATCACCTCTTGAATCGACGCCCACAACTCGACCGGAATCTTCCCCGCTTCCTCCCACAGCGACGCTTATTCCTGTGTCGGCACAGTTAGCCACGCCGGAGTCGCTTCCATCCGTCCGCATAATCGCTTCGGAAGGGAATCTCTACATCCGCCGCGGACCCGGCACCGAGTACAACCGCATCGGTTTGTTGAAAAAAGGCGAAACTGCGCAGGTCATCGGGCGGGATGTGCTGTCAAAGTGGGTGCAGGTCATCCTCCCGAATACGGAATTCACCGGCTGGGTTTCCCTGCTTACCCCGTTCACAAAACTCGAAGGCGATTTGTCTCGGGTCGAATCGTTTACATTCACCGACTGGCCCCAACCCGCCTACATCAAGAACTGCACCGAACACGACCTCATCATCGGACCGAACGAACTTTATCTTTATAACTTGTTTACCAACAGCAGATATTTAAATGAAGTACAGGTCGACCCAGGCGTGTATGATATTTACGACCTTTTTCTTCCCGACGAGCCAAAGATCCAGACCGTGGACGTTCAGGAGGGCGAAACAATCTACATCACAGTCGACGGAAACGGCACGGAGCACCTCTGCCCTTGA
- a CDS encoding ABC transporter permease, which yields MSFTQAIIEALESLNGNKMRSGLTVLGIVIGVAAVIAMLAVGNGAQASITGSISSIGTNLLFVFTGAPNDEGPPGSGARSGNNDRPLTLGDASALLDQFAAPSVEMVAPAIQGSVILTFSSEKTTTQITGVTPEYYQVRNLEMAEGEFVNQEHILGRMSVVVLGPETATALFGHADGVTGEVIRIEGQPFRIIGVLVARGGGAFGSEDNSAYIPFTTAQARLIKRSARDQVDVIFVQAVSAEAVPQAVEEISSIIRQRHRTPVGLDDFTVFTQQDFLSIFSQITGVLTIFLGGIAGISLLVGGIGIMNIMLVSVTERTKEIGLRKALGARKRDILLQFLTESSLLSLIGGIIGIIFGWVIARIVEQVATATGNNFIPIVGWDAVLLSTGFSAAIGLFFGIYPASRAANLEPVEALRYE from the coding sequence ATGAGTTTTACGCAAGCCATTATCGAAGCGCTCGAAAGCCTGAACGGCAACAAGATGCGTTCCGGTCTCACCGTATTGGGTATTGTCATCGGTGTTGCTGCGGTCATTGCCATGCTGGCGGTGGGCAATGGCGCGCAGGCGTCCATCACGGGTTCGATCTCGAGTATCGGTACGAATTTGTTATTTGTTTTTACCGGAGCTCCGAACGATGAAGGACCTCCCGGTTCCGGCGCGCGGAGTGGGAACAATGATCGCCCACTCACGCTCGGAGATGCCAGCGCCTTGCTCGATCAATTTGCAGCCCCATCTGTCGAAATGGTTGCGCCTGCCATACAGGGCAGTGTTATTTTGACATTTTCGAGCGAGAAGACCACCACCCAGATCACAGGCGTCACGCCGGAATACTATCAAGTCCGCAACCTGGAAATGGCGGAAGGGGAATTCGTCAATCAAGAACACATCCTCGGGCGCATGTCAGTTGTGGTTCTTGGACCGGAAACCGCCACGGCTCTTTTCGGTCATGCAGACGGCGTGACCGGCGAAGTCATCCGAATCGAAGGTCAGCCTTTCCGCATCATCGGCGTTTTGGTGGCGCGCGGCGGCGGCGCGTTCGGCAGTGAAGATAACAGCGCGTACATCCCATTCACCACAGCGCAAGCCCGCCTCATCAAACGGAGCGCGCGCGACCAGGTGGATGTCATCTTCGTTCAGGCGGTCTCGGCAGAAGCCGTTCCGCAGGCAGTGGAGGAGATTTCCTCGATCATCCGTCAGCGGCACCGCACCCCGGTCGGCTTGGATGATTTCACCGTCTTCACCCAGCAGGATTTTCTCAGCATCTTCAGTCAGATCACCGGCGTGCTTACCATCTTTCTCGGCGGCATTGCTGGTATTTCGCTGTTGGTTGGCGGCATCGGCATCATGAATATCATGCTGGTATCGGTCACGGAACGGACCAAGGAGATCGGCTTGCGCAAAGCCCTCGGCGCGCGCAAGCGCGATATCCTTTTGCAGTTCCTCACCGAATCCTCCCTCTTGAGTCTCATCGGCGGGATCATCGGCATCATCTTCGGCTGGGTCATCGCGCGCATTGTCGAGCAGGTCGCCACCGCGACGGGCAACAACTTCATTCCCATCGTCGGGTGGGATGCGGTTCTCCTCTCCACCGGTTTTTCAGCAGCGATCGGTTTGTTCTTCGGCATCTATCCCGCCAGCCGCGCCGCCAACCTCGAACCCGTCGAAGCTTTGCGTTACGAATAA
- a CDS encoding ABC transporter ATP-binding protein, whose protein sequence is MDWVIEARGLTKTYIMGEIEVQALRDVSFNVTRGEVVAIMGPSGSGKSTMMNTLGCLDRPTSGEYILDSESVAQMNDDQLASVRNRKIGFVFQSFNLLSRLTALGNVELPLRYAGLSQGRRERAQKALEAVGLADRMTHRPYELSGGQQQRVAVARALVNNPAIIMADEPTGNLDSKVGKEIMNLLLSLNKDLGTTLVIVTHDQKIAEQAERIIRLKDGELDTIEKGNGAAA, encoded by the coding sequence ATGGACTGGGTCATCGAAGCGCGCGGCTTGACAAAGACCTACATCATGGGCGAGATCGAAGTGCAAGCCTTGCGCGATGTTTCCTTCAATGTGACTCGCGGGGAGGTCGTTGCGATCATGGGACCCAGCGGCTCCGGCAAATCCACCATGATGAACACGCTTGGTTGTCTCGATCGTCCGACCTCCGGTGAATACATCCTTGACAGCGAATCCGTCGCGCAGATGAACGACGATCAACTCGCAAGCGTGCGCAACCGAAAGATCGGATTCGTATTTCAAAGTTTCAATCTGTTATCGCGTCTCACCGCGTTGGGGAATGTCGAACTTCCTTTGCGTTATGCCGGTCTGTCTCAGGGACGCCGCGAACGCGCGCAGAAGGCGCTCGAAGCGGTCGGCTTGGCAGACCGTATGACCCATCGTCCATACGAACTATCCGGCGGGCAGCAGCAGCGCGTGGCGGTTGCGCGGGCATTGGTGAATAACCCGGCCATCATCATGGCGGACGAACCAACCGGCAACCTCGATTCAAAAGTAGGCAAAGAGATCATGAATCTTCTTCTTTCTTTGAATAAAGATCTCGGGACGACGCTGGTCATCGTCACGCACGATCAAAAGATCGCCGAGCAGGCGGAGCGCATCATCCGCTTGAAAGATGGAGAGTTGGACACCATCGAAAAGGGGAATGGAGCGGCGGCATGA
- a CDS encoding efflux RND transporter periplasmic adaptor subunit, protein MRKFLAKISRRAWIVIGVVAVILLVVLFSMARQPEQAVFETIPLEYGDLAASVGATGSVRANRTAVLNWQTNGIIGAVNVAIGDTVASGEVLAELDKASLSQSIILAEADLINARQALEDLLESDTALIEAQKAVEKAEEAYEKAYNWRMELNGKIDIKEVYYDQFGDLKIKEYRGFASPETIAEADRDLALAEAKLEDARRELERLMKGEESDAVQAARARVAAAEATLNLARLIAPFDGTVTQASPKVGDQVSPGTVGFRVDDLSSLLVDVQVSEVDINSVAIGQDATLAFDAVLNKVYHGKVMEAGQAGDTVGGVVSFTVTVELTDADEQVKPGMTAAVSVIVEEVKDALLIPNRAVRLVDGERVVYVLQDGIPQPIKITLGASSDTMSVLIQGDLKEGDLIVLNPPTFSGGPFGGD, encoded by the coding sequence ATGCGTAAATTCCTTGCGAAAATATCGCGCCGCGCATGGATCGTCATCGGCGTGGTCGCCGTTATTCTGTTGGTTGTCCTGTTTTCGATGGCGCGCCAGCCTGAACAGGCGGTCTTCGAGACCATTCCCTTGGAGTATGGCGACCTTGCCGCATCCGTCGGCGCGACGGGCAGCGTCCGCGCAAACCGGACGGCCGTCCTCAATTGGCAGACGAATGGAATCATCGGAGCCGTAAACGTGGCTATCGGCGATACGGTCGCCAGTGGGGAGGTTCTTGCCGAACTCGACAAGGCCTCGCTCAGTCAGTCGATCATCCTCGCCGAGGCAGACCTGATCAATGCCCGGCAGGCGCTCGAAGACCTGCTCGAGTCGGATACCGCATTGATCGAAGCGCAAAAGGCTGTTGAAAAAGCGGAGGAAGCCTACGAGAAAGCCTACAACTGGCGCATGGAACTCAACGGGAAGATCGATATCAAGGAAGTGTATTACGACCAGTTTGGCGATTTGAAGATAAAGGAATACAGAGGTTTTGCCAGCCCCGAGACCATAGCCGAAGCCGACCGCGACCTTGCCCTTGCCGAGGCTAAACTTGAAGATGCCCGGCGCGAACTCGAGCGCTTGATGAAGGGCGAGGAATCCGATGCGGTACAGGCGGCTCGCGCCCGTGTCGCAGCAGCCGAGGCGACTTTGAATCTTGCCAGGCTGATCGCGCCTTTCGATGGCACGGTGACTCAGGCAAGCCCCAAGGTTGGAGACCAGGTCTCACCGGGAACTGTTGGATTCCGAGTGGATGATCTTTCGAGTCTGCTCGTGGATGTGCAAGTCTCCGAAGTGGATATCAATAGTGTCGCCATCGGCCAGGATGCAACTCTTGCCTTCGATGCCGTCTTGAACAAGGTATATCATGGCAAAGTCATGGAAGCGGGCCAGGCTGGCGATACGGTCGGCGGCGTCGTGAGTTTCACCGTCACCGTGGAATTGACCGACGCGGATGAACAGGTCAAGCCGGGGATGACCGCGGCGGTGAGCGTCATCGTCGAAGAGGTAAAAGATGCGTTGCTGATCCCGAACCGCGCCGTCCGATTGGTGGATGGGGAACGGGTCGTATATGTCCTTCAGGATGGAATCCCTCAACCAATCAAGATCACGCTCGGCGCATCCTCCGACACGATGAGCGTATTGATCCAGGGCGATCTGAAGGAGGGCGACTTGATCGTTCTCAACCCGCCCACATTCAGCGGCGGACCTTTTGGCGGAGACTAG
- a CDS encoding NAD(P)-dependent oxidoreductase, with translation MQAVPSEFLAIDRRERANRPFFDLDLRPADVRTCDFEDVVIDFSPERAMVEAARCIHCPDPAPCMVACPTSNDIPSAMWLIEQGKFVEAAGIYHKTSSLPEICGRVCPHEALCQGSCVLNKHQTPVLCGELEAFTVDYERRTQGYIIPLTIPSGRKIAIVGAGPAGLGCADILLQKGHEVTFFESKPKPGGLLVYGIPNFKLPKDVWQEKWEEFERAGAKFEGNTYIGKDKTIDDLFAEGFDAVFVGVGSEVDAKMEDTPGTDLPGVYEATDFLIRGNIPLDQLPESMRKPLEIGKRVVVIGGGDTASDCLRTALRLEADEVTCLYRRTEKEMPGGKKDRQMAKDEGAKYRFLTQPVKFIAGPDGRLAAVECIEMVLGEPDKKGRRKPVPVEGSNFSVAADTAILALGYWPDPIISKTTPDLETHDWGLITVKDKAKGSTSREGVFSGGDCVTGPDLVVTAMVAGRKAGLAIDEYLKSKT, from the coding sequence ATGCAGGCTGTCCCAAGCGAATTCTTAGCCATCGACCGCAGAGAACGGGCAAACCGTCCTTTTTTCGATCTGGATCTTCGCCCGGCGGATGTACGCACCTGTGATTTCGAAGATGTAGTGATCGACTTCTCGCCAGAACGCGCCATGGTCGAAGCCGCGCGCTGCATCCATTGCCCGGATCCGGCTCCCTGCATGGTGGCATGCCCGACCTCGAACGATATCCCATCTGCGATGTGGCTGATCGAGCAGGGAAAGTTCGTGGAAGCGGCGGGCATTTACCATAAGACCAGTTCCCTGCCGGAAATCTGCGGGCGGGTGTGTCCGCATGAGGCGCTGTGCCAGGGCTCCTGTGTGCTGAACAAACATCAAACCCCGGTATTGTGCGGCGAACTCGAAGCCTTTACCGTTGACTACGAACGACGGACGCAGGGCTACATTATTCCATTGACGATTCCCAGCGGAAGAAAAATTGCTATCGTGGGGGCAGGACCGGCGGGGTTGGGATGCGCGGATATCCTCCTGCAAAAAGGACATGAAGTCACGTTTTTCGAATCCAAACCGAAACCGGGCGGATTGCTTGTTTACGGCATCCCGAATTTCAAACTGCCGAAGGATGTGTGGCAGGAAAAATGGGAGGAGTTCGAACGCGCGGGAGCGAAGTTCGAGGGCAACACTTATATCGGAAAGGACAAGACCATCGACGATCTGTTCGCCGAGGGTTTCGATGCGGTCTTTGTCGGTGTCGGTTCGGAAGTGGATGCAAAAATGGAAGACACCCCGGGCACCGACCTCCCCGGAGTCTATGAAGCGACCGATTTCCTCATCCGCGGAAACATCCCCTTGGATCAGCTTCCTGAGTCGATGAGAAAGCCGTTGGAGATCGGCAAGCGGGTGGTGGTGATCGGCGGCGGTGATACAGCGTCTGATTGCCTGCGCACGGCATTGAGACTCGAAGCCGACGAGGTGACCTGTTTGTACCGCCGAACGGAAAAGGAAATGCCTGGCGGCAAGAAAGACCGCCAGATGGCGAAGGACGAAGGAGCGAAATACCGCTTCCTGACCCAGCCGGTTAAGTTCATCGCAGGACCGGACGGCAGACTCGCCGCTGTGGAATGCATCGAAATGGTGCTCGGCGAGCCCGATAAAAAAGGCCGCCGCAAGCCCGTGCCCGTGGAGGGCTCGAACTTCAGCGTTGCAGCGGATACCGCCATCCTTGCTCTCGGTTATTGGCCCGATCCGATCATCAGCAAAACGACTCCCGACCTTGAAACACACGATTGGGGATTGATCACGGTCAAGGACAAAGCCAAAGGGAGCACGAGCCGCGAAGGTGTGTTCTCCGGCGGCGATTGTGTGACCGGACCGGATCTTGTTGTCACCGCGATGGTGGCGGGAAGAAAAGCCGGGCTGGCGATCGATGAGTATTTGAAAAGTAAAACTTAG
- a CDS encoding AAA family ATPase codes for MITANLAAQFALTGERVGVVDTDIQSPGIHVLFGLDEHKMGKTLNDYLHGKATIREVGYSVGANTVEGEGRSQLAGKELYLFPSSIKGKEISQLLREGVDFNKLNEGLQTAMTEFDLDYLFIDTHPGLHEITLLTIATADIFLIVLTPDHIDLQRAQATIDITQFLEIPKIQLLINKAHPKYDPESVKREIAERFNLPAMGVLPLSFDLFEYAGGYLFSLRYPDHDWSIKLRMAASKILTTSHKIGNINTLDYTPLNIGYEQSDGLL; via the coding sequence ATGATCACGGCAAATCTCGCGGCGCAATTTGCGCTGACTGGAGAGCGCGTCGGGGTTGTAGATACCGATATTCAGTCGCCGGGCATCCATGTGCTCTTCGGGTTGGATGAACACAAGATGGGCAAGACCCTGAACGATTATTTGCATGGCAAGGCTACCATTCGCGAGGTTGGATATTCGGTTGGAGCGAATACCGTGGAAGGCGAAGGGCGGTCTCAATTGGCGGGCAAGGAACTCTATTTATTTCCATCCAGCATCAAGGGCAAGGAGATCAGCCAATTATTGCGTGAAGGCGTGGATTTCAACAAGTTGAACGAGGGTCTGCAAACCGCCATGACTGAATTCGATCTCGATTATCTGTTCATTGATACGCATCCCGGATTGCATGAAATAACCCTTCTCACTATCGCAACCGCTGATATTTTTCTCATTGTCCTTACTCCCGACCACATTGATCTTCAAAGGGCTCAGGCAACTATAGATATTACTCAATTTCTAGAAATACCAAAAATACAATTATTGATTAACAAGGCGCATCCCAAATATGACCCGGAAAGTGTAAAGAGAGAGATTGCAGAAAGATTTAATCTTCCGGCGATGGGCGTCCTTCCCCTTTCATTTGATTTATTTGAATACGCAGGCGGTTATTTGTTTTCGCTTCGTTATCCGGATCATGATTGGTCGATAAAGTTGCGTATGGCAGCAAGTAAAATTCTGACAACTTCTCACAAAATAGGGAATATAAACACTTTGGATTATACGCCGTTAAATATTGGATATGAGCAAAGCGATGGACTCTTATAA